The stretch of DNA CCCCAGAATACTCTTTGGAAGAACAAGAAAATGAACTGATTCGATTGATGAGAAAATATGAATCAACACCTACTGGTTCACTTGCTGATTTATTAGCTGCCGAATTCAGTCGCAAATATCCTGCCGCAGAAGATGATCGAACATTAATTGTTGTGAAAGTGAAGCACTCTGTTCCAGAATGGTCATTATTTTCACCGTCTTATCGAAATATTTCCCGGGAAAGAATGATAAAATAGAATAAAAGCAAGGAGGTGACAAGAAGTTGGATTTTCGGTATGAGATATTGACGTATAATCAGAAACATCAATTGATAAGCGGAGGGGATCGACTTCTTGTCGCATGTTCCGGGGGCGCAGATTCAGTTGCGCTCCTCACTTTTTTACATCAGCAAAAAGAAAATTTGGGAATTGACATTGGCTGTATACATGCAAACCATGGTCTGAGAGAAGAAGAGTCCGACGCAGATGAACGTTTTGTAGAAACGTTATGCCAAAAATTAATTATCCCTTTCTATACCAAAACTTTGGATATACAAGAGATTTTGCAAAGTGAAAATGGGAATTTGCAAGATGTATGCCGTCGTGAACGTTATCACTTTTTTGAACAAACGATGAAAGAAAAAAAATATAACAAACTCGCAGTAGCACATCATGCTGACGATCAAGTGGAATCTGTATTCATGGGGTTGACGAGGGGTACTCGAGCAAATGGGATGTACGCCAAAAGAAGTTTCGGGACTGGTGAGTTGATTCGACCACTGTTATTCGTTACTCGACAGCAAATTGAACAGTATTTGAAAATACAGCAGTATACATATCGTGAGGATTCAAGTAATCAAAAGGATACATACACGCGTAATCGGTTCCGTCATAATATTATGCCGCTGGTTCAAGAAGAAAACCCAAATGTGGCTATGGCTATCTCACATTGGACGCTGCAACAGCAACAGGATGAACAGTTACTGCAAAAGTTTGCAGTGAAAGAATATGAGGGAATAATCATTTTTTCTTCCCACCATTCATTGGAGATTGACTTAAATCGATTCCGAGACATCGAGCTGGCTTTACAAAAAAGGGTCGTTCTACTACTATTAAACTATCTATACCCTAATGAAAAATTATGGTTAAGTCATTCACTTATTGATCAAATCCATAGCCAGTGTCTCGAACGTGACGGTTCAAGTGAGGTTCACCTTCCAAAAGGAAGAAAAGGATGCCGCCACTACTCGACGATGCTTTTTTCTTTTGATGGTGCAAACTCTTCCGCCCCCACTTCCGCAACAACCATTGACATTGGTCAATGGCATTCTGTCGGATCGGATTTGCGGATAAAGTTATGTAACAGGGATGATGGATTTTGTTTTGAGGACGGATGGTATATAACACTTGAGCCAAGTGAGCTGCCAATTCGTTCGAGAGGAAGGTTGGCGGGAGATCGATTGTTATTAAAAGGAATGAAGGAGCCCAAACGGTTGTCACGTTTATTGATAGACAAGAAGGTGCCTCGTCAAATCCGTGATGACATCCGATTACTCATAACGCAGCAAGAAGAAATTATTGGTGTACCAGGGGTACGATTAGGTACACGTTTTACCACACAACCACATGATGGTTGGACACATAAGATTATGATTGAAAAAGAGAGCAACTAAGCTTGAGGAGGAACCCCAAATGTTAGAAAAAGATATTCAAGAAGTGTTAATTTCTGAAGAGCAGTTACAAACAAAAATTCGTGAACTAGGCGAAGTATTAACAGCTGATTACAGCGACAAGTTTCCACTTGCAGTCGGTGTGCTAAAAGGTGCAATGCCTTTTATGGCGGACCTAATGAAACGTATGGATATATACATGGAAATTGATTTCATGGACGTCTCCAGTTATGGAAATGCAACTGTTTCCTCAGGTGAAGTGAAAATCGTCAAGGACTTGAACACAAGTGTTGAAGGCCGTGATGTATTGATTCTAGAAGATATTATCGACAGCGGTTTGACTCTTAGCTATTTAGTGGATCTTTTCAAATATCGTAAAGCTAAATCGATTAAAGTGGTTACATTACTAGACAAACCTACAGGCCGTAAAGTGGATTTACAAGCAGATTACGTTGGTTTTATAGTGCCGGATGCGTTTGTAGTAGGATACGGATTGGACTACATGGAGAAATATCGTAACTTGCCTTACGTTGGTGTTTTAAAGAAAGAAGTTTACTCATTTTAAAAGAGCGGACGAAAATCTGTCACGAATTTAATTATGGCATGTAAAAAGCAAGGCATATCGTTGTACCCTTTTTTCTGCGTATGATAAGATTATCAATAGTTTTTCTGTATATTTTGTGAGGAGGCTTGGGATGAATCGAATATTTCGATACACCATATTTTATTTATTAATTTTCCTCGTGATTATCGGGATTTTTGGTACGTTTAACAGCGGGAAAGAACCAACCAAAGAAATCGATTTAGGCGAGTTCATAACAGCGTTAGATAGTGGAGAAGTGAAAGAGTTTTCCATGCAGCCGGACCAAGGGGTTTATGAAATACGAGGCAAGATGAAGGATTATAAAGAAGACGAAGAATTCGTCACCAATATTCCTCCTGAAATGGAATCTCTTCATAAGAAAATTTCTGATGCCGCAGTAACAGAAGACGTAAAAATCTTGAAAGCACCTGAAACAAGTGGTTGGGTGCAATTCTTCACTGGCTTAATACCATTCATTATCATCTTCATCCTATTCTTCTTCCTGTTGAACCAAGCTCAGGGTGGCGGAAACCGTGTGATGAATTTCGGGAAAAGCAAAGCGAAATTATATGACAACGAAAAGAAAAAAGTACGTTTCAATGACGTAGCAGGTGCAGACGAAGAGAAACAAGAACTTGTTGAAGTGGTTGAATTCTTGAAAGACCCTCGCAAATTTGATGTTATCGGCGCGCGTATTCCAAAAGGGATTCTTCTTGTAGGTCCTCCGGGTACTGGTAAAACGTTGCTTGCTCGTGCAGTTGCAGGAGAAGCAGGCGTACCTTTCTTCTCAATCAGTGGTTCAGACTTTGTGGAAATGTTTGTTGGGGTCGGGGCATCTCGTGTGCGTGACCTTTTCGAAAATGCAAAGAAAAATGCACCATGTATCATCTTCATTGATGAGATTGATGCAGTAGGTCGTCAACGTGGAGCAGGTCTTGGTGGCGGTCACGATGAACGCGAACAAACCTTGAACCAGTTACTTGTTGAAATGGATGGTTTTGGTGCAAACGAAGGAATTATTATTATCGCTGCAACGAACCGCCCGGATATTCTAGATCCAGCTCTTCTTCGTCCAGGACGTTTTGACCGTCAAATCACGGTTGGTCGCCCGGATGTTAAAGGTCGTGAAGCAGTACTTCAAGTACATGCCCGCAATAAACCTTTAGATGAACATGTGGATTTAAAATCAATCGCACAACGTACACCAGGGTTTTCTGGTGCAGATTTAGAAAATCTATTAAACGAAGCGGCTTTAGTTGCTGCTCGTCGTAATAAGAAAAAAATAGATATGTCCGATATCGATGAAGCAACCGACCGTGTTATTGCAGGTCCTGCGAAAACGGGTAAAGTCATATCTACAAAAGAACGTAATATTGTGGCCTACCACGAAGCTGGACACGTTGTCATTGGATTGACATTGGATGACGCGGAAATTGTTCATAAAGTAACCATCGTTCCTCGTGGGCAAGCAGGCGGCTATGCCGTTATGTTGCCAAAAGAAGATCGTTACTTCATGACAAAGCCTGAGTTACTCGATAAGATTTCAGGTTTACTTGGTGGACGTGTAGCAGAAGATATTGTCTTCGGTGAAGTGTCGACAGGAGCTCACAATGACTTCCAACGTGCAACAAGCATTGCTAGAAGTATGGTAACGGAATACGGAATGAGTGATAAACTCGGACCGATGCAGTTTGGTCAAGCGCAAGGCGGAAACGTCTTCTTAGGTCGTGACTTCAACTCTGAGCAAAACTATTCAGATGCGATTGCATACGAAATTGACCAAGAAATGCAAAGTATGATCAAAGAGCAGTACGCCCGCACAAAAGAAATTTTGACGGAAAAACGCGACTTGCTTGAGCTGATTGCGAAAACACTTCTTGAAGTGGAAACGCTTGATGCTGGTCAAATTCTACACTTGAAAGAACATGGTACTTTACCGGTTCGTCCGCATGAAGTTTCAAAAGATGAAGTTGCTGACAAAAAAGATGATGTAGAAACAAAGGTTGAAGTAGTGACACCAGATGTTACGGGTGCACCAAACGATCCATCAACTGCTGATTTACCGAAGGAAGAACCGACGGTTGAACCTACAGGTGACATAAAAGAAGATCGTAAATAATAGAGAAAACACTTAGAGCTGATTGACCTCCCTTCGCGGAAGTCAATCAGCTTTTTTATGTACGATGAGTTATGGTATGATGACTTACAGAAAAGCGGAAATGTCACTTTAGTTCCACAAATTTAAGCAACTTATTAATGGAATATGTGAGGTACAACAATGATACTTGTTTTAGATACGGGAAATACGAATATTGTTTTGGGTGTATATGATAAAGACCAGCTCATTCATCATTGGCGCATGGAAACCGATCGTCACAAAACGGAAGATGAATATGGCATGCAAGTGAAGGCATTATTTAACCATGCAGGTATCGAATTTAGCCAAATTCATGGAATCATTATTTCTTCCGTTGTACCGCCCATTATGTTTTCATTGGAGCGAATGTGTCAAAAATACTTTGGCCTTAAACCGCTTGTGGTAGGTCCCGGAGTAAAAACGGGCTTAAATATTAAATACGAAAATCCTCGTGAAGTTGGAGCTGATCGTATTGTCAACGCAGTCGCGGCAATCGATGAATACGGTCCACCACTGATTATTGTGGATTTCGGAACGGCTACAACCTATTGTTATATAAATGAAAAAGGCGAATATATGGGAGGTGCAATTGCACCTGGCATCGGGATTTCCACAGAAGCCCTATTCGCAAGAGCATCCAAATTGCCACGGATTGAATTGACGCAACCTGATAATGTAGTCGGGAAAAATACGATTTCGGCGATGCAAGCAGGTATTGTTTATGGCTATGTCGGTCAAGTTGAAGGTATCGTAAACCGTATTAAAGCACAAAGTAAGGAAGAACCGACAGTTATCGCAACGGGTGGATTGGCGAATTTAATTGCGGCAGAATCAACAGTAATTGACACGATTGATCCGTATTTGACATTAAAAGGATTGCACTTAATATACAAACGTAACCAATAAGAAAAGAGGACATACAATGAGTGATTATTTAGTAAGAGCATTAGCATTTGATGGCAAAGTGCGGGCATTTTCTGTGCGTTCAACCGATACAGTAGGAGAGGCGCAACAACGCCACGCAACATGGCCGACTGCATCTGCTGCTCTTGGCCGTACAATGACGGCTGGTGTCATGATGGGTGCCATGCTTAAAGGTGAGGATAAACTTACGGTAAAAGTAGAAGGTAAAGGCCCGATTGGTGCCATTATTGTAGATAGCAATTCAAAAGGGGAGGTACGTGGATACGCATCGAATCCGCAAACTCACTTTGATTTAAATGAACATGGAAAACTTGATGTCCGTCGTGCGGTTGGGACTGACGGTATGTTGACGATTGTGAAAGATCTTGGACTTCGCGATTTCTTCACAGGTTCAGTTCCGATTGTGTCAGGTGAATTAGGTGAAGATTTCACGTATTACTTTGTAGCATCTGAACAAGTACCTTCTTCTGTTGGATTAGGCGTTTTAGTAAATCCGGATAACAGCATTCTGGCTGCTGGAGGGTTTATTATTCAGTTGATGCCTGGTATTGAAGATGAGACCATTACAATTATCGAAGAAAAATTGAGTTCAATGGAGCCTGTTTCGAAATTGATCGCAAAAGGGTTGTCTCCTGAAGAACTTTTACAAGAGATACTAGGTAAAGAAAATGTCCAAATTCTTGACCAAATGCCAGTTTCATTTGAATGTAACTGTTCAAAAGAGCGTTTCGGCACAGCCATTTTAGGGTTGGGAGAAGCTGAAATTCGAGAAATGATTGAAGAAGACGGAAGTGCAGAAGCGCAATGTCATTTCTGTATGGAAACATATCACTATTCAAAAGAAGAACTGGAATCTTTTATCGATGAGATTAAATCATAATAATGATCGTCGTCCAATGGATGGTCGACCTACTCAGAGGAGATTGAAAACAAAACCAGTACTTATAATATTAGGACTTTTACTACTAGGTAATTTATTGTGGTTCATCGCATGGATGATTCCGAATCAAAAAACTGGTGGCGGTGAAGAAGTTGCATCCGTTGGTGGTGAGAAAATCACCCGTGAAGACTGGATGGTCGCAATGGAAGAACAGTACGGAAAAGAAACACTTCTTGAACTTGTAAATGGTAAAGTGATGGAAGCGGCAGCGGAGAAATACGAAATTGAAGTAACGGATAAAGAAGTAGATTTGGAAATTGCCTTGATTCGTTCTGCTCAGGATAGTACAAATTCACAAGTACATTCGCTCAATGACGATATGCAACGCAAACAAATGAGAGCGCAATTAATTTTAGATAAAGTGTTAACAAAAGATGTGGTCATTGAAGAAGAACAAATTCAAACCTTTTACGATGAAAATCAGTCCCTGTATAATATTCCAACGACGTATCGGACGAGCTTGATTGTTTTGCAGTCTGAATCGGATGCACAGGAGACTTTAAAAGAACTTGAAAATGGTTCGTCCTTTGACGTGTTAGCTCGTGAACGTTCAGTTGACGTATCTTCAGCCAGCCTTGGCGGAGATATTGGCTTTATTTCGGAGGGTCAGGAGAATGTGGACTATTCAGTTGTAACGGCAGCTAGTAAACTGGAAATAGAGCAATATAGTGACCCTGTTCCCCTATCCGATGGAAGGTACGGCATTGTGTATGTGCAAGATATCGCAAAAGGGCGAGCTTTTTCATATGATGATGTAAAAAATCAGATTAAGAGAGAGCTAGCTTTGGAGCAGTTGCCACAATCTGTATCACCTGAAGCTTTCTGGAAAGAATTTGACACCGAATGGTTTTATGGTGAATAACATATACTTAAGCAGTTTTCTGATTCGTTCAGGGGGCTGCTTTTTGTTTGCGAAATGTCAGAAGAATTGGTAGAATTAAGAAAACAAAAACCAATTGAATTACTAGGGATTAGGAGTGAGGAAATGACACGTGTGGGAAATTCAGTAGCTGATTTAGTGGGGAAAACCCCGATTGTGAAAATAAATCGTTTAACAGGAC from Paenisporosarcina sp. FSL H8-0542 encodes:
- the tilS gene encoding tRNA lysidine(34) synthetase TilS, giving the protein MDFRYEILTYNQKHQLISGGDRLLVACSGGADSVALLTFLHQQKENLGIDIGCIHANHGLREEESDADERFVETLCQKLIIPFYTKTLDIQEILQSENGNLQDVCRRERYHFFEQTMKEKKYNKLAVAHHADDQVESVFMGLTRGTRANGMYAKRSFGTGELIRPLLFVTRQQIEQYLKIQQYTYREDSSNQKDTYTRNRFRHNIMPLVQEENPNVAMAISHWTLQQQQDEQLLQKFAVKEYEGIIIFSSHHSLEIDLNRFRDIELALQKRVVLLLLNYLYPNEKLWLSHSLIDQIHSQCLERDGSSEVHLPKGRKGCRHYSTMLFSFDGANSSAPTSATTIDIGQWHSVGSDLRIKLCNRDDGFCFEDGWYITLEPSELPIRSRGRLAGDRLLLKGMKEPKRLSRLLIDKKVPRQIRDDIRLLITQQEEIIGVPGVRLGTRFTTQPHDGWTHKIMIEKESN
- a CDS encoding type III pantothenate kinase → MILVLDTGNTNIVLGVYDKDQLIHHWRMETDRHKTEDEYGMQVKALFNHAGIEFSQIHGIIISSVVPPIMFSLERMCQKYFGLKPLVVGPGVKTGLNIKYENPREVGADRIVNAVAAIDEYGPPLIIVDFGTATTYCYINEKGEYMGGAIAPGIGISTEALFARASKLPRIELTQPDNVVGKNTISAMQAGIVYGYVGQVEGIVNRIKAQSKEEPTVIATGGLANLIAAESTVIDTIDPYLTLKGLHLIYKRNQ
- a CDS encoding peptidyl-prolyl cis-trans isomerase — translated: MRLNHNNDRRPMDGRPTQRRLKTKPVLIILGLLLLGNLLWFIAWMIPNQKTGGGEEVASVGGEKITREDWMVAMEEQYGKETLLELVNGKVMEAAAEKYEIEVTDKEVDLEIALIRSAQDSTNSQVHSLNDDMQRKQMRAQLILDKVLTKDVVIEEEQIQTFYDENQSLYNIPTTYRTSLIVLQSESDAQETLKELENGSSFDVLARERSVDVSSASLGGDIGFISEGQENVDYSVVTAASKLEIEQYSDPVPLSDGRYGIVYVQDIAKGRAFSYDDVKNQIKRELALEQLPQSVSPEAFWKEFDTEWFYGE
- the hpt gene encoding hypoxanthine phosphoribosyltransferase — protein: MLEKDIQEVLISEEQLQTKIRELGEVLTADYSDKFPLAVGVLKGAMPFMADLMKRMDIYMEIDFMDVSSYGNATVSSGEVKIVKDLNTSVEGRDVLILEDIIDSGLTLSYLVDLFKYRKAKSIKVVTLLDKPTGRKVDLQADYVGFIVPDAFVVGYGLDYMEKYRNLPYVGVLKKEVYSF
- the hslO gene encoding Hsp33 family molecular chaperone HslO, with the translated sequence MSDYLVRALAFDGKVRAFSVRSTDTVGEAQQRHATWPTASAALGRTMTAGVMMGAMLKGEDKLTVKVEGKGPIGAIIVDSNSKGEVRGYASNPQTHFDLNEHGKLDVRRAVGTDGMLTIVKDLGLRDFFTGSVPIVSGELGEDFTYYFVASEQVPSSVGLGVLVNPDNSILAAGGFIIQLMPGIEDETITIIEEKLSSMEPVSKLIAKGLSPEELLQEILGKENVQILDQMPVSFECNCSKERFGTAILGLGEAEIREMIEEDGSAEAQCHFCMETYHYSKEELESFIDEIKS
- the ftsH gene encoding ATP-dependent zinc metalloprotease FtsH: MNRIFRYTIFYLLIFLVIIGIFGTFNSGKEPTKEIDLGEFITALDSGEVKEFSMQPDQGVYEIRGKMKDYKEDEEFVTNIPPEMESLHKKISDAAVTEDVKILKAPETSGWVQFFTGLIPFIIIFILFFFLLNQAQGGGNRVMNFGKSKAKLYDNEKKKVRFNDVAGADEEKQELVEVVEFLKDPRKFDVIGARIPKGILLVGPPGTGKTLLARAVAGEAGVPFFSISGSDFVEMFVGVGASRVRDLFENAKKNAPCIIFIDEIDAVGRQRGAGLGGGHDEREQTLNQLLVEMDGFGANEGIIIIAATNRPDILDPALLRPGRFDRQITVGRPDVKGREAVLQVHARNKPLDEHVDLKSIAQRTPGFSGADLENLLNEAALVAARRNKKKIDMSDIDEATDRVIAGPAKTGKVISTKERNIVAYHEAGHVVIGLTLDDAEIVHKVTIVPRGQAGGYAVMLPKEDRYFMTKPELLDKISGLLGGRVAEDIVFGEVSTGAHNDFQRATSIARSMVTEYGMSDKLGPMQFGQAQGGNVFLGRDFNSEQNYSDAIAYEIDQEMQSMIKEQYARTKEILTEKRDLLELIAKTLLEVETLDAGQILHLKEHGTLPVRPHEVSKDEVADKKDDVETKVEVVTPDVTGAPNDPSTADLPKEEPTVEPTGDIKEDRK